A genome region from Gossypium hirsutum isolate 1008001.06 chromosome A04, Gossypium_hirsutum_v2.1, whole genome shotgun sequence includes the following:
- the LOC107948019 gene encoding uncharacterized protein, producing the protein MESTDLSGRIARWQILLSEFDIVYVNQKAVKGNAIADFLASRALEDYESLNIDFPNEDLMYVATTKEDTPEGHPWKLNFDGASNYKACIMGIRASIECKIKVLEVYVDSALVIYQLKSEWEIRDPKLINYRELVLDLIKVFDDITFRYLLQDENQMADVLATLASMIRNNKYPDQATENDKRTLRRLASGYVLDREIL; encoded by the exons atggagtcaactgatTTGAGTGGAAGGAtagcccgatggcaaattctgctttctgaatttgacatagtttatgtAAACCAGAAGGCTGTGAAAGGGaatgcaatagcagattttctagccagtagagctttagaagattaCGAGTCTTTAAACATTGATTTCCctaatgaagatctaatgtatgtggcaactaccaAAGAAGACACTCCAGAAGGTCATCCTTGGAAACTGAATTTTGACGGAGCATCAAAC TACaaggcatgtatcatgggaatccgtgCATCCATAGAGTGTAAAATCAAGGTGTTAGAGGTGTATGTGGATTCTGCACTGGTAATCTATCAGCTCAAAAGTGAATGGGAAATAAGAGACCCAAAGTTGATCAACTATCGAGAGCTAGTTTTGGATTTAATCAAGGTGTTTGATGATATCACTTTCCGCTACCTCCTGCAAGatgaaaaccaaatggctgatgtcTTGGCTACGTTAGCTTCTATGATCaga aacaATAAATACCCTGATcaggcaactgaaaatgataagaGAACGTTGAGGAGGTTGGCTAGTGGCTATGTCTTAGACAGGGAGATCCTGTAA